Proteins found in one Sporichthyaceae bacterium genomic segment:
- a CDS encoding SDR family oxidoreductase, with amino-acid sequence MSETEFVPPPRLTLPLSERVYIVTGAGGGIGGAAALRLLKAGSKVLAVDLSSRRLAETVDKAADLPGTLRTCKVDVTTEAGTTEATDTALREFGAVHGIANVAGGMVNIDREVYDVPLESFSLESWNAMYALNVTSAFLMCRALEKHFTAQLYGKVVNVASLAAFANRMELGNAAYNSAKAAVVAFTQSLSMQGGRNGIRANCIAPGLVLSDRVRKWIDQSYLNRHLEYTALGDLATPDDLGEGIAFFLEPQSDAITGETMRVAAGVR; translated from the coding sequence GTGTCCGAGACCGAGTTCGTCCCGCCACCGCGCCTCACGCTGCCCCTTTCCGAGCGGGTCTACATCGTCACCGGCGCCGGCGGCGGTATCGGCGGGGCCGCCGCGCTGCGGCTGCTCAAGGCCGGCTCGAAGGTGCTCGCCGTCGACCTGAGCTCACGCCGGCTGGCCGAGACGGTCGACAAGGCGGCGGACCTGCCCGGAACCCTGCGGACCTGCAAGGTGGACGTCACGACCGAGGCCGGCACCACCGAGGCCACCGACACCGCGCTGCGCGAGTTCGGCGCCGTGCACGGGATCGCCAACGTCGCCGGCGGCATGGTGAACATCGACCGCGAGGTCTACGACGTCCCGCTCGAGTCGTTCTCGCTGGAGTCATGGAACGCGATGTACGCCCTGAACGTGACCAGCGCGTTCCTGATGTGTCGGGCGCTGGAGAAGCACTTCACCGCCCAGCTCTACGGCAAGGTCGTCAACGTCGCCTCGCTCGCCGCGTTCGCCAACCGGATGGAGCTCGGCAACGCCGCCTACAACTCCGCGAAGGCCGCAGTTGTGGCCTTCACCCAAAGCCTCAGCATGCAGGGCGGTCGCAACGGCATTCGGGCCAACTGCATCGCCCCCGGCCTGGTGCTCTCCGACCGGGTCCGCAAGTGGATCGACCAGAGCTACCTGAACCGCCACCTCGAGTACACCGCGCTCGGCGATCTGGCGACCCCGGACGACCTCGGCGAGGGCATCGCGTTCTTCCTCGAGCCACAGTCCGACGCGATCACCGGGGAGACGATGCGGGTGGCGGCGGGAGTCCGCTAG
- a CDS encoding phosphotransferase family protein: MTAPPVELSLEQVTEGIGELFGAWHPDARSVSVSDAVQVFGGNARRAWAASVEWVDACGVPSAEPVILLVRQPGSQVRTDPAEEVRHLSALAQQGVRAPRVWAHDLDGHLLGGPAVLLQRMTGSADPVSYLAADPATGRARTLDLARAAAELHSATPAHTEVPGAQSHLAHWRDQFLAARLEPHPALGWLFDWLADHERPPERFAVVHGDFRVGNVLYDGERITGVLDWEMAHVGNPTEDLAWAYRALWSPARFLPLPEFVEAYVAAGGGAVDADSLLWHRVFAEVKFAVISLQAARSVVDGLTMNLRLADRTRTVVPAVDLCLSWIDQSKVADPC; encoded by the coding sequence GTGACGGCGCCGCCGGTTGAGTTGAGCCTCGAACAGGTCACCGAAGGGATCGGCGAGCTGTTCGGGGCGTGGCACCCGGACGCCCGAAGCGTCAGCGTCAGCGATGCGGTCCAGGTCTTCGGCGGCAACGCCCGGCGGGCGTGGGCTGCGTCGGTGGAGTGGGTCGATGCCTGCGGTGTCCCGAGCGCGGAACCGGTGATCCTGCTGGTCCGGCAGCCGGGTTCGCAGGTGCGTACCGACCCGGCCGAGGAAGTCCGCCACCTGTCCGCTCTGGCGCAGCAGGGCGTTCGTGCTCCCCGCGTCTGGGCGCACGACCTCGACGGGCACCTCCTGGGGGGTCCCGCCGTTCTGCTGCAACGGATGACGGGCAGCGCGGACCCCGTGTCCTACTTGGCTGCGGACCCGGCGACCGGACGCGCGCGCACCCTGGATCTGGCCCGCGCGGCGGCTGAGCTGCATTCGGCGACTCCGGCGCACACCGAGGTCCCCGGCGCGCAGAGTCACCTCGCGCACTGGCGAGACCAGTTCCTGGCCGCCCGGCTGGAGCCGCACCCGGCATTGGGATGGCTCTTCGATTGGCTGGCCGATCACGAGCGCCCGCCGGAGCGCTTCGCCGTGGTGCACGGTGATTTTCGGGTGGGAAACGTGCTTTACGACGGCGAGCGCATCACCGGCGTTCTGGACTGGGAGATGGCCCACGTCGGAAACCCGACCGAGGACCTTGCCTGGGCCTATCGCGCATTGTGGAGCCCGGCGCGGTTCCTCCCGCTGCCGGAATTCGTCGAGGCCTACGTCGCTGCCGGCGGGGGCGCCGTCGACGCGGACTCCCTGCTGTGGCACCGGGTGTTCGCCGAGGTGAAGTTCGCGGTGATCAGCCTGCAGGCCGCACGATCGGTGGTGGACGGCTTGACCATGAACCTCCGCCTGGCGGATCGCACCCGAACCGTCGTTCCTGCCGTGGATCTGTGCCTGTCCTGGATCGATC
- a CDS encoding enoyl-CoA hydratase/isomerase family protein, whose translation MSEKVLYPDYQSLELDWPEPHVLRVMMNRPPMNSFDFAMHCELGAVWKLIDADPEVSAVVLGGKGRAFSAGGDFDMVQRIIDDHDFRMQMWKEGRALVLNMLECNKPIVSAISGAAAGGGLAAALLADVSVAGRTAKLVDGHTTLGVAADDHAVAIWPLLVGMSKAKYYLMTSEAISGEEAERIGLVTFCVDDDQVDRRALEIAIKLSKGAPGAIRWTKSALNNWIRSNWSSFEASLAFGIIGFTGPEAQEGLNALREKRPPVFEQRSYI comes from the coding sequence ATGTCGGAGAAGGTGCTCTACCCCGACTACCAGAGCCTCGAACTGGACTGGCCGGAGCCGCACGTACTGCGGGTCATGATGAACCGGCCACCGATGAATTCGTTCGACTTCGCCATGCACTGCGAACTCGGTGCCGTGTGGAAGCTGATCGACGCCGACCCCGAGGTCTCCGCGGTGGTGCTCGGCGGCAAGGGCCGCGCGTTCTCCGCCGGCGGCGACTTCGACATGGTGCAGCGCATCATCGACGACCACGACTTCCGCATGCAGATGTGGAAGGAGGGCCGCGCGCTGGTGTTGAACATGCTCGAGTGCAACAAGCCGATCGTGTCCGCGATCAGCGGCGCCGCCGCCGGCGGTGGACTCGCCGCGGCGTTGCTGGCCGACGTGTCGGTGGCCGGCCGGACCGCCAAGCTCGTCGACGGGCACACCACGCTCGGCGTCGCGGCGGACGACCATGCGGTCGCGATCTGGCCCCTGCTGGTGGGGATGTCGAAGGCCAAGTACTACCTGATGACCTCCGAGGCGATCAGCGGCGAGGAGGCCGAACGGATCGGCCTGGTCACCTTCTGCGTCGACGACGACCAGGTGGACCGCCGCGCCCTGGAGATCGCCATCAAGCTGTCCAAGGGCGCGCCCGGTGCGATCCGCTGGACCAAGTCGGCCCTGAACAACTGGATCCGCTCGAACTGGTCGTCGTTCGAAGCCTCTCTCGCATTCGGGATCATCGGGTTCACCGGACCCGAGGCGCAGGAAGGTCTCAACGCCCTGCGCGAGAAGCGTCCCCCGGTTTTCGAGCAGCGCTCGTACATCTGA